The proteins below are encoded in one region of Halogranum gelatinilyticum:
- a CDS encoding sensor histidine kinase yields MKLRARLLLVLVLAAALLGGSVYGGVELYKGQLVEQERADVEDVASLTAHQIDGVVAEKADTLGYMASKPEAREFDEAGSFLRAFLETSRFFAVQLVDANGTVRQFHGDVTETQRRAVIGSNVADEAHIRAALDGELYIAQPQRADGSERAVVVMSAPVYNRSTVVGALSAGIYADTSTLFGPVEATGDESQAVVVSSDEMVLHERTQTFDEELSASATVPSTGWQVTVVRDVTATNQLVNDLQTFQGISIALVLFLVAAFGRWEYQTTLNQTEALLDGFERVRDGDFESRVSLTASDEWREISEGFNELVEAIASHEAELEERRQRLEVLNRVLRHNVRNSTSVILGYAELSRDSSADGTQQLSTIETHAKRLLRLSETARRLQGVIDSDESMTERIDVAAAVEELVDELRTAHPDATVTASVERTADALANPQLELAIDELCRNALQHNRNADRRVDIDVRTTTADGEEVVEVTVSDNGPGIPTDQRAVLESGRETPLEHGEGLGLWLVYWTAKRSGGDLHFAEDDDDGAVVTLVVPRAGPDDTGESPRAEESVAK; encoded by the coding sequence ATGAAGCTCCGCGCCAGACTCCTCCTCGTGTTGGTACTCGCCGCAGCCCTGCTCGGCGGGAGCGTCTACGGAGGCGTCGAACTGTACAAAGGACAACTGGTCGAGCAGGAGCGCGCCGACGTCGAAGACGTCGCCAGCCTGACGGCACACCAGATCGACGGCGTCGTCGCCGAGAAGGCCGACACCCTCGGATACATGGCGTCGAAACCGGAGGCCCGCGAGTTCGACGAGGCGGGAAGCTTCCTGCGGGCGTTTCTCGAGACGTCGCGCTTCTTTGCGGTCCAGCTCGTCGACGCCAACGGCACGGTGCGTCAGTTCCACGGTGACGTGACCGAGACGCAGCGTCGGGCGGTCATCGGCAGCAACGTCGCCGACGAAGCCCACATCCGTGCCGCGCTCGACGGCGAACTCTACATCGCGCAGCCGCAGCGAGCCGACGGCTCGGAGCGCGCGGTCGTCGTGATGAGCGCGCCGGTCTACAACCGGTCGACGGTCGTCGGTGCTCTCTCCGCCGGGATATACGCCGACACGTCAACGCTTTTCGGGCCGGTCGAAGCGACCGGCGACGAGTCGCAGGCTGTCGTCGTCAGCAGCGACGAGATGGTCCTCCACGAGCGGACACAGACCTTCGACGAAGAGCTGTCCGCGTCGGCGACGGTCCCCTCGACAGGCTGGCAGGTGACCGTCGTCCGCGACGTGACGGCGACGAACCAGCTCGTCAACGACCTCCAGACGTTTCAGGGAATCAGCATCGCACTCGTGCTGTTTCTCGTCGCCGCCTTCGGCCGCTGGGAGTACCAGACGACCCTGAACCAGACCGAAGCACTCCTCGACGGATTCGAGCGCGTCCGAGACGGCGACTTCGAGTCGAGGGTGTCGTTGACTGCGAGCGACGAGTGGCGTGAGATAAGCGAAGGGTTCAACGAACTCGTCGAGGCCATCGCGAGCCACGAAGCGGAGTTGGAGGAGCGTCGCCAGCGACTCGAAGTCCTCAACCGGGTCCTCCGGCACAACGTCCGAAACAGCACGTCGGTCATCCTCGGCTACGCGGAGTTGAGCAGAGACTCCAGTGCGGACGGCACACAACAGCTGTCGACCATCGAAACCCACGCGAAACGGCTGTTGCGCCTGAGTGAGACCGCCCGCCGACTGCAAGGCGTCATCGACAGCGACGAATCAATGACCGAACGCATCGACGTCGCCGCGGCCGTCGAGGAACTCGTCGACGAGCTGCGGACGGCGCACCCGGACGCGACCGTCACTGCCTCGGTCGAGCGGACGGCCGACGCGCTGGCCAACCCACAGCTCGAACTCGCCATCGACGAACTCTGTCGGAACGCACTGCAACACAACCGCAACGCGGACCGCCGGGTCGACATCGACGTCCGAACGACGACGGCCGACGGCGAGGAGGTCGTCGAAGTCACCGTGTCGGACAACGGTCCGGGCATCCCGACAGACCAGCGGGCGGTGTTGGAGAGCGGCCGCGAGACGCCGTTAGAACACGGAGAGGGACTCGGGCTGTGGCTCGTCTACTGGACGGCCAAACGCTCCGGCGGCGACCTCCACTTCGCCGAGGACGACGACGACGGTGCCGTCGTCACGCTCGTCGTCCCACGAGCGGGGCCGGACGACACTGGAGAGTCGCCGAGAGCTGAAGAGTCCGTAGCGAAGTAA
- a CDS encoding NAD-dependent epimerase/dehydratase family protein, with the protein MNGKRVLVTGGAGFIGSNLANHLAADNDVIALDDLYLGTPDNLDDDVEFVDASVLDDDLPTGVDVVFHLAALSSYKMHEEDPTQGARVNVEGFVNTVDQARQDGCDTVVYASTSSIYGDRTEPSPEDMAVEARTGYEASKLARERYAEYFHNHYGMTLAGMRFFSVYQGFGGNEEHKGEFANTIAQFAHQIAEGESPELFGDGSQTRDFTHVDDIVRGLELAADHELQGIYNLGTGESYDFNTMVAMINDVLGTDVEPVYVENPFDIYVHDTMADVSKMKADTGWEPQISFEEGVELVCEPYLD; encoded by the coding sequence ATGAACGGGAAGCGTGTCCTCGTCACCGGCGGTGCCGGTTTCATCGGTTCGAACCTCGCGAACCATCTCGCGGCCGACAACGACGTGATCGCCCTCGACGACCTCTATCTCGGGACGCCCGACAACCTCGACGACGACGTGGAGTTCGTAGACGCGAGCGTCCTCGACGACGACCTCCCGACCGGCGTCGACGTCGTGTTCCATCTCGCGGCACTCTCCTCCTACAAGATGCACGAGGAGGACCCCACGCAGGGTGCCCGCGTCAACGTCGAGGGCTTCGTCAACACGGTCGACCAGGCCCGACAGGACGGCTGCGACACCGTCGTCTACGCCTCCACCTCCTCTATCTACGGCGACCGAACCGAACCCTCCCCCGAAGACATGGCTGTCGAGGCTCGGACGGGCTACGAGGCCTCCAAACTCGCCCGCGAGCGCTACGCCGAGTACTTCCACAACCACTACGGCATGACGCTCGCCGGGATGCGGTTCTTCTCCGTCTACCAGGGCTTCGGCGGCAACGAGGAGCACAAAGGCGAGTTCGCCAACACCATCGCCCAGTTCGCCCACCAGATCGCGGAGGGCGAGTCGCCCGAACTGTTCGGCGATGGCTCGCAGACGCGGGACTTCACCCACGTCGACGACATCGTCCGCGGGCTCGAACTCGCGGCCGACCACGAACTCCAGGGTATCTACAACCTCGGCACGGGCGAGAGCTACGACTTCAACACGATGGTCGCGATGATCAACGACGTCCTCGGCACCGACGTCGAACCCGTCTACGTCGAGAACCCCTTCGACATCTACGTCCACGACACGATGGCCGACGTTTCGAAGATGAAGGCCGACACGGGCTGGGAGCCGCAGATTAGCTTCGAGGAAGGTGTCGAGCTGGTCTGCGAGCCGTATCTGGACTGA
- a CDS encoding PGF-pre-PGF domain-containing protein has translation MSTAHTNPGAEASSVGTVQSDAERGTSSTGPSDDEGARGNGKQTGGQQNDNAANDKQNGGADEKQGNTPSNSKQNSGADDKQGNTPSNSKQIDNAANDKQIANAADSKQNGGADGNQNSAANGNQDDNAADSRNDNTADSQQNDAGNGNQGNNAADSNRNDNAADGNQNDNAADNRNESARGNGRGSANESKRGVAADRRSETARDRSTVVATRGKSVGRPTQVDFRVDNATAGTGVTLDLRDVQRGPADESRAWDDVEPGVSVDRLNVTVTRDGGFTMNVTATDDRLDDAPAFDSGDGAEAAGYVRVNHSVPDADIERVEFTFRLERAKLAALDARPEAIALYRYHDGEWTELATRLEDETASEYVFVAVSPGLSDFTTGVKRPKFEMDRPSVSTTDAAAGDTVGVDVLIHNVGGADGPFHAKLVSNGAVVDERVVTVAADGSRSVRFARTLDRTGEYELHVNDVLAGTVSVDAASGRAVTGETTQAAGERETGAAETDGPGITETAAPGVGFGLGAVAVLGTLLAIRVKRR, from the coding sequence GTGAGTACCGCTCACACCAACCCCGGAGCGGAAGCGTCATCGGTCGGAACCGTACAGAGCGATGCGGAACGTGGCACGAGTTCGACAGGTCCTTCGGACGACGAGGGCGCGAGAGGAAACGGCAAGCAGACGGGTGGTCAACAGAACGACAACGCCGCCAACGACAAGCAGAACGGCGGTGCCGACGAGAAGCAGGGGAACACCCCTTCCAACAGTAAGCAGAACAGCGGTGCCGACGACAAGCAAGGGAACACCCCTTCCAACAGCAAGCAGATCGACAACGCCGCCAACGACAAGCAGATTGCTAACGCTGCCGATAGCAAGCAGAACGGTGGTGCCGACGGTAATCAGAACAGTGCTGCCAACGGGAATCAGGACGACAACGCTGCCGACAGCCGGAACGACAACACTGCCGATAGCCAGCAAAATGATGCTGGCAACGGTAATCAGGGCAACAACGCTGCCGACAGCAACCGGAACGACAACGCTGCCGACGGCAACCAGAACGACAACGCCGCCGACAACCGGAACGAGAGTGCCCGAGGAAACGGCCGTGGTTCGGCAAACGAGTCCAAGCGTGGCGTCGCTGCGGACAGGCGTTCCGAGACGGCCCGTGACCGTTCGACCGTCGTCGCGACGCGAGGGAAGTCGGTCGGACGGCCGACGCAGGTCGACTTCCGCGTCGACAATGCGACTGCCGGAACGGGAGTCACGCTGGACCTGCGAGACGTGCAGCGCGGTCCGGCGGACGAGTCCCGAGCGTGGGACGACGTCGAACCCGGCGTCAGCGTCGACCGGTTGAACGTGACGGTCACTCGCGACGGCGGATTCACGATGAACGTCACCGCGACGGACGACCGACTCGACGACGCACCCGCGTTCGACTCCGGCGACGGTGCCGAAGCGGCGGGATACGTCCGGGTCAACCACTCGGTGCCGGACGCCGACATCGAGCGCGTCGAGTTTACCTTCAGACTGGAGCGCGCCAAGTTGGCCGCACTGGACGCTCGCCCCGAGGCCATCGCGCTCTACCGCTACCACGACGGGGAGTGGACGGAGCTGGCGACGCGTCTCGAAGACGAGACCGCGAGCGAGTACGTCTTCGTCGCCGTCTCGCCGGGGCTTTCGGACTTCACGACGGGCGTCAAGCGGCCGAAGTTCGAGATGGACCGCCCGTCGGTCAGCACGACCGACGCGGCCGCCGGCGACACCGTCGGCGTCGACGTCCTGATTCACAACGTCGGCGGTGCCGACGGGCCGTTCCACGCGAAACTCGTGTCGAACGGTGCCGTCGTCGACGAGCGCGTCGTCACGGTCGCAGCCGACGGGAGCCGGAGCGTCCGGTTCGCCCGGACGCTCGACCGCACGGGCGAGTACGAACTCCACGTCAACGACGTCTTGGCCGGAACCGTCTCGGTCGACGCGGCGAGCGGCCGTGCGGTGACCGGGGAGACGACGCAAGCGGCGGGAGAACGAGAGACGGGAGCGGCGGAGACGGACGGACCGGGAATCACGGAGACCGCAGCACCGGGAGTCGGGTTCGGTCTCGGTGCGGTGGCCGTCCTCGGAACGCTATTGGCCATCAGGGTGAAGCGGCGATGA
- a CDS encoding Rrf2 family transcriptional regulator: MSSIELTPSQQQILTALINLYRESESAVKGEDIAEEVDRNPGTIRNQMQSLKALQLVEGVPGPKGGYKPTANAYEALDIQEMDEPAAVPLFHEGERVEKVNVEGIDLSSVHHPEKCRAEIHVQGSVRDFHEGDAVTVGPTPLSKLVIEGKLDGKDDTSNVLILVIESMIAPSEEPAH, translated from the coding sequence ATGTCATCAATCGAACTCACGCCGAGCCAGCAACAGATACTCACGGCCCTGATTAACCTCTACCGCGAGTCCGAGTCCGCCGTCAAGGGTGAGGACATCGCAGAAGAGGTAGACCGCAACCCCGGCACCATCCGCAACCAGATGCAGAGTCTGAAAGCACTCCAGCTCGTCGAGGGCGTCCCGGGCCCGAAAGGTGGCTACAAGCCGACCGCCAACGCCTACGAGGCACTCGATATCCAGGAGATGGACGAGCCCGCCGCCGTCCCGCTGTTCCACGAGGGCGAGCGTGTCGAGAAGGTCAACGTCGAGGGCATCGACCTCTCCAGCGTCCACCACCCCGAGAAGTGCCGCGCCGAGATCCACGTGCAGGGGTCGGTCCGTGACTTCCACGAGGGCGACGCCGTCACCGTCGGCCCGACGCCGCTGTCGAAGCTCGTCATCGAGGGCAAACTCGACGGGAAGGACGACACCAGCAACGTGCTCATCCTGGTCATCGAGAGCATGATCGCTCCCTCCGAAGAGCCCGCACACTAA
- the rocF gene encoding arginase, producing the protein MTRPARIIGAPTDYGANRRGVDMGPSAIRYAGLAKQLESAGITVEDAGDLPVPLADERDPEPASGLANAKFIEEVEEVSTRIADEVAATLADDTTPVVLGGDHSIAIGSMAGSARDAEIGVIWFDAHGDFNTPTTSPSGNVHGMPLAAALGIGDFEGVGWANARGLKEENVALVGLRDLDAAEKEAIRTSDVTAFTMSDVDERGMTEVVDDALAVASDGTDGVHVSLDLDWLDPKEAPGVGTPVRGGASYREAHSALEQVASAGVLRSLEVVEVNPILDQHNETAELATELAASALGKRIL; encoded by the coding sequence ATGACGCGACCAGCCCGCATCATCGGCGCACCGACCGACTACGGCGCGAACCGACGCGGCGTCGACATGGGTCCCTCCGCGATTCGCTACGCCGGCCTCGCAAAGCAACTGGAGAGTGCCGGTATCACCGTCGAGGACGCTGGCGACCTTCCGGTCCCCCTCGCGGACGAACGCGACCCCGAACCGGCGTCCGGTCTCGCCAACGCGAAGTTCATCGAGGAGGTCGAAGAAGTCTCGACGCGCATCGCCGACGAGGTCGCCGCGACGCTCGCCGACGACACCACGCCCGTCGTCCTCGGCGGCGACCACTCTATCGCCATCGGGTCGATGGCTGGCTCGGCCAGAGACGCCGAAATCGGTGTCATTTGGTTCGACGCCCACGGCGACTTCAACACCCCGACCACCTCGCCCTCCGGCAACGTCCACGGGATGCCGCTCGCGGCCGCCCTCGGCATCGGCGACTTCGAGGGCGTCGGCTGGGCCAACGCCCGCGGCCTGAAGGAAGAGAACGTCGCACTCGTCGGTCTCCGCGACCTCGACGCCGCCGAGAAAGAGGCCATCCGCACCTCCGACGTCACGGCTTTCACGATGTCCGACGTCGACGAGCGCGGCATGACCGAAGTCGTCGACGACGCACTCGCCGTCGCCAGTGACGGCACCGACGGCGTCCACGTCAGCCTCGACCTCGACTGGCTCGACCCCAAGGAAGCACCCGGCGTCGGGACGCCCGTCCGCGGCGGAGCCTCGTACCGCGAGGCCCACTCCGCGCTGGAACAGGTCGCCTCGGCGGGCGTGCTTCGCTCACTCGAAGTCGTCGAAGTCAACCCCATCCTCGACCAGCACAACGAAACCGCAGAACTCGCGACGGAACTCGCCGCGAGCGCGCTCGGCAAGCGCATCCTCTGA
- a CDS encoding NAD(P)/FAD-dependent oxidoreductase gives MTTQVVVLGAGYAGAGAVKSFEKEIADGEAELTWISEEDYHLVLHEVHRVVRNPAVEEKISIPVDEIKSPSTDFVKGHVANVDTDERVVELSDDSSVEYDYLLVALGSATAFYGIEGLEEYSLTLKGLDDAREIHQQVKEAAEAGSRSEPAQVVVGGAGLSGIQCAGEIAEFRDTHRAPVDIKIVEGLDEIFPGQDPEVQGALRKRLQEADVDILTGDFISKVDEETIFLGGGEDEDPEELDYDVLVWTGGITGQEEVADAEVDKDERSNRIFADQDFGTSDDRVFAIGDSALVDQGDDNIAPPTAQAAWQAADVAGENLARAVRGGPLKTWTHKDKGTVVSVGDKAVAHDVQGVPINTFGGPAAKLLKKGIATRWIADVSSVKRAFDAWEDM, from the coding sequence ATGACTACGCAGGTCGTCGTTCTCGGCGCGGGCTACGCCGGTGCCGGTGCCGTGAAATCGTTCGAGAAAGAGATCGCCGACGGTGAGGCCGAACTGACGTGGATCTCCGAGGAGGACTACCATCTCGTCCTCCACGAGGTCCACCGTGTCGTCCGCAACCCGGCCGTCGAAGAGAAGATCTCGATTCCGGTCGACGAGATCAAGTCGCCCTCGACGGACTTCGTCAAGGGCCACGTCGCCAACGTCGACACCGACGAGCGCGTCGTCGAACTCTCCGACGACAGCTCCGTCGAGTACGACTACCTGCTCGTCGCGCTCGGCAGCGCGACGGCCTTCTACGGCATCGAGGGCCTCGAAGAGTATTCGCTCACCCTCAAGGGTCTCGACGACGCTCGCGAGATCCACCAGCAGGTCAAGGAGGCCGCCGAGGCTGGCTCCCGCAGCGAACCCGCACAGGTCGTCGTCGGCGGTGCCGGTCTCTCGGGTATCCAGTGCGCTGGCGAGATCGCGGAGTTCCGCGACACCCACCGCGCACCGGTCGACATCAAGATCGTCGAAGGGCTCGACGAGATCTTCCCCGGCCAGGATCCCGAGGTCCAGGGCGCGCTCCGCAAGCGGCTTCAGGAGGCCGACGTCGACATCCTCACGGGCGACTTCATCTCGAAGGTCGACGAGGAGACCATCTTCCTCGGCGGCGGCGAGGACGAAGACCCCGAAGAACTCGACTACGACGTCCTCGTCTGGACCGGCGGTATCACGGGCCAGGAAGAAGTCGCCGACGCCGAGGTCGACAAGGACGAGCGTTCGAACCGCATCTTCGCCGACCAGGACTTCGGGACCTCCGACGACCGCGTCTTCGCCATCGGCGACTCCGCGCTCGTCGACCAGGGCGACGACAACATCGCGCCGCCGACCGCCCAGGCGGCCTGGCAGGCAGCAGACGTCGCTGGCGAGAACCTCGCGCGCGCCGTCCGCGGCGGCCCGCTGAAGACCTGGACCCACAAGGACAAGGGGACCGTCGTCTCCGTCGGTGACAAGGCCGTCGCCCACGACGTCCAGGGCGTCCCGATCAACACCTTCGGCGGCCCGGCCGCGAAGCTCCTGAAGAAGGGGATCGCGACGCGCTGGATCGCCGACGTCTCCTCCGTCAAGCGCGCCTTCGACGCGTGGGAGGATATGTAA
- a CDS encoding helix-turn-helix domain-containing protein, whose translation MATADGIHVELEVSDVDGCPAATVSERADVASVTTSRRQTGDGERVVGEFTADSDADVGDSAEAVLSDTDSTVYRFASDTDCPCGRLPDHGCPVRNVRAEDGTVVLTFIVADVAALRTVVADLRDCCGSVRVRRLTRSTAEDGETLVVVDRSAFTDRQYEALQTAHDRGYFERPRETSAADVADELGISAATFGQHLAVAQRKLLDQLVET comes from the coding sequence ATGGCCACGGCTGACGGCATCCACGTGGAACTCGAAGTTAGCGACGTCGACGGCTGTCCCGCGGCCACGGTGAGCGAGCGCGCCGACGTGGCGTCGGTCACCACCAGCCGCCGTCAGACCGGTGACGGCGAGCGCGTCGTCGGCGAGTTCACCGCCGACAGCGACGCCGACGTCGGCGACAGCGCGGAGGCGGTCCTCTCGGACACCGACTCCACCGTCTACCGCTTTGCGAGCGACACAGACTGCCCCTGCGGCCGACTCCCGGACCACGGCTGTCCGGTACGTAACGTCCGTGCCGAGGACGGAACTGTCGTGCTCACCTTCATCGTCGCGGACGTTGCAGCACTCCGGACTGTCGTGGCCGACCTTCGGGACTGCTGTGGCTCCGTGCGTGTCCGTCGGCTGACCCGCTCGACGGCCGAGGACGGAGAGACGCTGGTCGTCGTCGACCGCAGCGCGTTCACCGACCGCCAGTACGAGGCACTCCAGACAGCCCACGACCGGGGCTACTTCGAGCGGCCGCGAGAGACCAGTGCCGCCGACGTCGCCGACGAACTCGGCATCTCGGCTGCGACCTTCGGCCAACATCTCGCCGTCGCCCAGCGGAAACTGCTCGACCAGCTCGTCGAGACGTGA
- the gyrA gene encoding DNA gyrase subunit A — protein sequence MSSEIPNPDDNDVQAAQVMSARIEDEMEQSYIDYAMSVIAGRALPDVRDGLKPVHRRILYAMHEAGVTSRSSHRKSSSIVGETMGDFHPHGDSAIYDALARMAQDFSMRVPLVDGQGNFGSVDGDPPAAMRYTEARMSPIAEELLADIEKDTVDFQSNYDDRLTEPEVLPSAFPNLLVNGSSGIAVGMSTNIPPHNLGEIVDATIHLIDNPECTIEELMDHVKGPDFPTAANIVGRNAIHQAYKTGRGRIRVRAEIDVEQDAKGNDERIVVTELPYQENKARLIERIADDVNDGKIEGIRDLRDESDRDGIRVVVELKRGASAEIVKNQLLDNHLESTFGVINLALVDGQPKVLDLKETLQEYLKHRREVVRRRSEYDLGEAEDRAHILEGRLTALENADDVVELIRDSESRDDAKEALMEAYGFSEAQVDHIVSMQLGSLTSMEAEAIEEEYEDVQATIERLNEILDDESELLGVIKDELRDIKDEYADERRTSIIEDTGSITREELIPQEDVVVVVTEDDYIKRMPATTFRAQNRGGKGIIGTDLKEDDQVSSVFFANTHDYLLCFTNHGQVYQLKTYEIPEMSRTARGKSAVNVIDLDQGEEIEAVVNTDEMDEDEFFTMVTRDGYIKRTAVDDFSNILSTGIRAIRLEDDDALVDVEVTDNTRDIIIATTEGMSIRFDEDEVRAMGRTARGVRGIQLTGDDKVAGVAAVEEDRHEWLLTVTKNGYGKRTDIGNYRTQSRNGKGLIDIKTTKRNGPTCAIETVAPGDHLVAMSETGQIMRTRVDEISTVGRNTMGVIVMDLDDGDHVAAVDVVPAARASAESEKDVETDDAEEPAAEAE from the coding sequence ATGAGTTCAGAGATACCGAACCCAGACGACAACGACGTACAGGCAGCACAGGTGATGTCTGCTCGCATCGAAGACGAGATGGAGCAGTCGTATATCGACTACGCGATGAGCGTCATCGCCGGACGCGCCCTTCCGGACGTCCGCGACGGTCTCAAGCCCGTCCACCGGCGCATCCTCTACGCGATGCACGAAGCGGGTGTCACGTCCCGCTCGTCGCACCGGAAGTCCTCCTCCATCGTCGGCGAGACGATGGGTGACTTCCACCCGCACGGCGACTCCGCAATCTACGACGCGCTGGCGCGGATGGCACAGGACTTCTCGATGCGCGTCCCGCTCGTGGACGGGCAGGGGAACTTCGGCTCCGTCGACGGCGACCCGCCGGCCGCCATGCGGTATACGGAGGCCCGGATGTCGCCCATCGCCGAGGAACTCCTGGCCGACATCGAGAAGGACACCGTCGACTTCCAGTCCAACTACGACGACCGCCTGACGGAACCCGAGGTGCTGCCCTCGGCGTTCCCGAACCTGCTCGTCAACGGCTCGTCGGGTATCGCGGTTGGGATGTCGACGAACATCCCGCCGCACAACCTCGGCGAGATCGTCGACGCGACGATCCACCTCATCGACAATCCCGAGTGCACCATCGAGGAGTTGATGGATCACGTCAAGGGACCGGACTTCCCGACGGCCGCCAACATCGTCGGCCGCAACGCCATCCACCAGGCGTACAAGACCGGCCGTGGCCGTATCCGCGTCCGCGCCGAGATCGACGTCGAGCAGGACGCGAAGGGCAACGACGAACGCATCGTCGTCACCGAACTCCCCTACCAGGAGAACAAGGCGCGGCTCATCGAGCGTATCGCGGACGACGTCAACGACGGCAAGATCGAGGGCATCCGCGACCTCCGCGACGAGTCCGACCGCGACGGCATCCGCGTCGTCGTCGAACTCAAGCGCGGCGCGAGCGCTGAGATCGTCAAGAACCAGCTGCTCGACAACCATCTCGAATCCACCTTCGGCGTCATCAACCTCGCGCTCGTCGACGGCCAGCCGAAGGTGCTCGACCTCAAAGAGACGCTGCAGGAGTATCTGAAGCACCGCCGCGAAGTCGTCCGCCGACGCTCCGAGTACGACCTCGGCGAGGCCGAAGACCGCGCACACATCCTCGAAGGCCGGCTGACGGCACTCGAAAACGCCGACGACGTGGTCGAACTCATCCGTGACTCCGAGAGCCGCGACGACGCGAAGGAGGCACTCATGGAGGCCTACGGCTTCTCGGAGGCGCAGGTCGACCACATCGTCTCGATGCAGCTCGGGTCGCTGACCTCGATGGAGGCCGAAGCCATCGAAGAGGAGTACGAGGACGTCCAGGCCACCATCGAGCGGCTGAACGAGATCCTCGACGACGAGTCCGAACTGCTCGGCGTCATCAAGGACGAACTCCGCGACATCAAAGACGAGTACGCCGACGAGCGGCGGACGAGCATCATCGAGGACACCGGCTCCATCACCCGCGAGGAGCTCATCCCGCAGGAGGACGTCGTCGTCGTCGTCACCGAGGACGACTACATCAAGCGGATGCCGGCGACCACCTTCCGCGCACAGAACCGCGGCGGGAAGGGGATCATCGGCACGGACCTCAAAGAGGACGACCAGGTGTCGTCGGTGTTCTTCGCGAACACCCACGACTACCTCCTCTGCTTTACGAACCACGGGCAGGTCTACCAGCTGAAGACCTACGAGATCCCCGAGATGTCGCGGACAGCCCGCGGCAAGTCGGCCGTCAACGTCATCGACCTCGACCAGGGCGAGGAGATCGAAGCCGTCGTCAACACCGACGAGATGGACGAAGACGAGTTCTTCACGATGGTCACCCGCGACGGCTACATCAAGCGGACCGCCGTCGACGACTTCTCGAACATCCTCTCGACGGGGATTCGGGCCATCCGCCTCGAAGACGACGACGCGCTCGTCGACGTCGAGGTTACCGACAACACCCGCGACATCATCATCGCCACCACCGAGGGCATGAGCATCCGCTTCGACGAGGACGAAGTCCGCGCCATGGGCCGGACGGCCCGAGGTGTCCGCGGCATCCAGCTCACCGGCGACGACAAGGTCGCCGGCGTCGCCGCCGTCGAAGAGGACCGACACGAGTGGCTCCTCACCGTCACCAAGAACGGCTACGGCAAGCGGACGGACATCGGCAACTACCGCACCCAGTCGCGCAACGGCAAGGGTCTCATCGACATCAAGACGACCAAGCGCAACGGGCCGACCTGCGCCATCGAGACGGTCGCCCCCGGCGACCATCTCGTCGCGATGAGCGAGACCGGCCAGATCATGCGCACTCGCGTCGACGAGATCTCGACTGTCGGCCGCAACACGATGGGCGTCATCGTGATGGATCTCGACGACGGCGACCACGTCGCCGCCGTCGACGTGGTTCCGGCCGCACGGGCCAGTGCAGAGAGCGAAAAAGACGTGGAGACGGACGACGCAGAAGAACCGGCCGCCGAAGCGGAGTAA
- a CDS encoding group I truncated hemoglobin, which yields MSQTVYNEIGGQAAVEAVVDDFYDRVLSDDQLVHFFDDQDMAELRAHQVQFISAVAGGPVDYTGDDMREAHEHLDISESDFAAVAEHLEAALRANGVDDDNVEAILSEVAALKAPVLGQ from the coding sequence ATGTCACAGACAGTCTACAACGAAATCGGCGGGCAAGCGGCAGTCGAAGCTGTCGTCGACGACTTCTACGACCGAGTTCTCTCGGACGACCAGCTCGTCCACTTCTTCGACGACCAGGACATGGCCGAACTCCGCGCCCACCAGGTCCAGTTCATCAGTGCGGTCGCTGGCGGCCCGGTCGACTACACCGGCGACGATATGCGCGAAGCTCACGAGCATCTCGACATCTCCGAGTCGGACTTCGCGGCCGTCGCGGAACATCTTGAGGCAGCACTGCGGGCGAACGGCGTCGACGACGACAACGTCGAGGCGATCCTCTCGGAGGTCGCGGCGTTGAAAGCACCGGTACTCGGGCAGTAA